The following are encoded together in the Gemmatimonadota bacterium genome:
- a CDS encoding beta-lactamase family protein: MLRSSPRVIALATIAPALLALSALPAQQTAKRPFWRPGQTQTGSAPRAANGFSAERLARIDRFMQSYVDEHKVAGAVGLVLRNGRVVYEKAVGWSDMEAGRRMTPDALFRIASQTKAITSVAIMALVEEGKIAISDPVSRFIPAYSRTMVATRTDTGVAIVPAKRAITIRDLLTHTAGISYGTDAHVAKLYEAKGLGPAAGFGWYTADKDEPVCETMERLASLPFVAQPGEAWVYGYNTDILGCVVEKASGMALDAFIAERITGPLGMVDTHFFVPTGKRDRLAAVYGSNTDGSASRAPDGPRGQGNYLDGPRRSFAGGAGLVSTARDYARFLQMLLNGGELEGVRILAPKTVQLMTTNHVGTLHSTSGLGFSLGFQTVDSFGANGMSSQGAYGWGGAYGSNYRVDPKEKLVVVFMVQQIPNRTDLAAKFPTLVYQALVAPTP; this comes from the coding sequence ATGCTGCGAAGCTCCCCACGCGTCATCGCCCTCGCGACCATCGCCCCCGCGTTGCTCGCGCTCTCCGCGCTTCCGGCGCAGCAGACCGCCAAGCGCCCCTTCTGGCGTCCGGGACAGACGCAGACCGGGAGCGCGCCGCGCGCGGCGAACGGCTTCTCCGCCGAGCGCCTGGCGCGCATCGACCGCTTCATGCAGTCGTACGTCGACGAGCATAAGGTGGCGGGGGCGGTCGGGCTCGTCCTGCGCAACGGGCGCGTCGTCTACGAGAAGGCGGTGGGGTGGAGCGACATGGAGGCGGGGCGCCGCATGACGCCCGACGCGCTCTTCCGCATTGCCTCGCAGACCAAGGCCATTACCAGCGTGGCCATCATGGCGCTGGTCGAAGAGGGGAAGATCGCCATCAGCGATCCGGTGAGTCGCTTCATCCCGGCCTACAGTCGCACGATGGTCGCAACGCGCACGGACACCGGCGTCGCCATCGTGCCGGCCAAGCGCGCCATCACCATACGTGACCTCCTGACGCACACGGCCGGCATCTCGTACGGCACCGACGCCCATGTCGCCAAACTGTACGAAGCGAAAGGGCTTGGCCCCGCCGCTGGATTCGGATGGTACACGGCCGACAAGGACGAACCCGTGTGCGAGACGATGGAGCGCCTCGCGTCACTCCCCTTTGTTGCGCAGCCGGGTGAGGCGTGGGTCTACGGTTACAACACCGACATCCTCGGCTGCGTGGTCGAGAAGGCGTCGGGGATGGCGCTCGACGCCTTCATTGCCGAGCGCATCACCGGGCCGTTAGGCATGGTCGATACGCACTTCTTCGTCCCCACAGGCAAGCGCGACCGGCTGGCAGCGGTGTATGGCAGCAACACCGACGGGTCAGCGTCGCGCGCCCCCGACGGACCCCGCGGGCAGGGGAACTACCTCGACGGTCCGCGCCGCTCGTTTGCGGGGGGCGCGGGACTCGTCTCCACGGCGCGTGACTATGCGCGCTTCCTGCAGATGCTGCTCAACGGTGGCGAGCTGGAGGGCGTGCGCATCCTCGCGCCCAAGACGGTGCAGCTCATGACGACCAACCACGTGGGGACGCTGCACTCCACCTCGGGGCTCGGCTTCAGCCTCGGCTTTCAGACCGTCGACAGCTTCGGTGCCAACGGGATGAGCTCGCAGGGGGCGTACGGCTGGGGTGGGGCGTACGGCTCCAACTATCGCGTGGATCCGAAGGAAAAGCTGGTCGTCGTCTTCATGGTGCAGCAGATTCCCAACCGCACCGACCTCGCGGCCAAGTTCCCGACGCTCGTGTACCAGGCGTTGGTGGCGCCCACGCCGTAA
- a CDS encoding serine/threonine-protein phosphatase, giving the protein MAIREEPAEVPSAVRKPRDDEIDVYGLTHPGKVRTENQDNFLIASLHRQMRVHLTSLPALGGVQRDTDRLAFLAVVADGVGGGFAGEEASRFALESMSQYVNDSATCFYTADAGDDEAFRRTLESAALRVHEALNERSAALPGRRGMATTLTLFLGVWPRIYLLQVGDSRYYFMRDGELTQVTRDQTIAQELIDLGVLTRTDQKVARFSNVLASAIGGAQSSPVVTGVQNAWGMVHLLCSDGLTRHVDDARIRERLLAMTSAREACEALLQDALDGGGRDNITVIVGRTARLDEPPAAP; this is encoded by the coding sequence ATGGCGATACGTGAGGAGCCGGCCGAAGTCCCGAGCGCCGTCCGCAAGCCGCGCGACGACGAGATCGACGTGTACGGCCTGACGCATCCGGGGAAGGTGCGCACCGAGAACCAGGACAACTTCCTCATCGCCTCGCTGCACCGGCAGATGCGCGTACACCTCACGAGCCTCCCGGCGCTCGGCGGCGTGCAGCGCGACACCGATCGCCTTGCCTTTCTCGCCGTGGTCGCCGATGGCGTGGGGGGCGGCTTCGCTGGTGAAGAGGCGAGCCGTTTCGCCCTGGAGTCGATGAGCCAGTACGTCAACGACTCGGCGACCTGCTTCTACACCGCCGATGCCGGCGACGACGAGGCCTTTCGTCGCACCCTCGAGTCAGCGGCGCTGCGCGTCCACGAGGCGCTGAACGAGCGCAGCGCCGCCCTCCCGGGCCGACGCGGCATGGCGACGACGCTCACGCTGTTCCTCGGCGTCTGGCCGCGCATCTACCTGCTCCAGGTCGGCGACTCGCGCTACTACTTCATGCGCGACGGAGAGCTCACGCAGGTCACGCGCGACCAGACCATCGCGCAGGAGCTCATCGACCTCGGTGTCCTCACGCGTACCGACCAGAAGGTCGCACGCTTCTCCAACGTCCTGGCCAGCGCCATCGGTGGGGCGCAGTCGTCGCCCGTCGTGACCGGCGTGCAGAACGCGTGGGGGATGGTGCATCTGCTGTGCAGCGATGGGCTCACGCGCCACGTCGACGATGCGCGCATCCGCGAGCGCTTGCTGGCGATGACGTCGGCGCGCGAGGCCTGCGAGGCGCTGCTGCAGGACGCCCTCGACGGGGGCGGACGCGACAACATCACGGTGATCGTCGGCAGGACGGCCCGCCTCGACGAGCCCCCGGCCGCCCCCTAG